CACCACCACCTGTCCACTGGGGTctatctccaaagcctcctcacaTTCCTCGATTGATTCCACTTCAATGGTTTGCTCCCTGGGTGCTGGTCTGACAAGAAGAGGTCCATGCCTACAAAGAAAACAGCAGCATAAACGGTAACACAGTAACCCCACCTTCTCAATGAAATGTCATCGATACCAAGGGCTGGGAAGAACACACGGCTTTCAAGGAATCTTCTCCAAGGACTTTGAAGCATCTGCTTTCTGCAGTCAGTGGATTCCTCTACAAGCGGTTTGATGGAGCAGTACAGGAAAGACCATTTCTTGAATTGGAGGAAGCAAGGGTATAGAAACTAGCAAAAATgccaggggaaggggaggagaaatcaTTTTTCACTCAGCAAATTATGACCTCGGTTATATTCCCTTAAAAAGTGGTAAAAAAGAcacaataataatatatattttaaaaaacaattcaAAGACGCATGTCAAAGAGGAAAGGGGGTAGCATTAAGTGGATAAATCATCAGTGCTACTACAAGCAGAATTCTCTAATTCCATCCACATTGTGTACACATGGTTCTTCAGATTCTATCAAGTAACAGTGAGGgcagaattactgccttacagcgccagagacccaggttcaatcctgactgtaggtagtaagtaagtaagtaagttttatttatatagcacgttttaagtcaactcacattgacaccaaagtgctttacataaaatagataataagtatcCATACCATAGAAAATggttaaaataaagaaaatggacacaacacattatagagttcaacacaaacgtccccccacagcagaattaaaaatgtccactgtggggaaaggcaccagaaagttagtcctcttcctctgaaacacccgaggtcggggcccatttgtggccttgcagccagtccgatgattttcagggcccactTGCcttgaagatggaactccggcatcaggtgaaacaattcctcaagcggcttggaaagtctggagcggctgcctcctccccggagaccggagaccggggcactcgtagccctcaggccgcgccggttggagctccgaccccggtgaactcgatccctggctccgctacaaatccagcaccgcccgcggccggacgcccgcagccacaactccgcgatgttgggagtcggcggccacagcgctccggagcgtactgcacggcgaccccgtaaggcatcgcccgctccctgttggtatcccaccgctgcaccgccgccgaagctgtagtcccggccggtcccaacaggaaacgccgctccattctcgatggtaggccgcgaggacggggcgaagaagcagcttggaaggATGcttcctctccgaccaggtagggggctaagaaataaagtttcccccttccctcccccccacccaccacataaaagacctcctaggtactgtttgtgtggagtttggatcttctccctgtggctgcgtaggtttcctccaggtattctggtttccacccacatcccaaagacgtgagggtttgtaggctatttggattggttaaaattgtaatttgtccctaatgtgtaggattgcgctagtgtacgggatggttgctggtcggcgcagactcagtaggacgaagggcctgtttctgagagtGGGCGCGTTCATGATTGCATCAACTTTACCCTTGATGGGGTGTAGACCATCCTTGACTATCTTATGACCCAAGTACTCTACCGAGTTCTGAAACAACTCACACTTTTGTGCCTTCACTCTTACACTGTGTGTCTCAAGGCGTTTGAGTACcacttccaacctttcatcatgtgcctgcctgccaggggctgagatgaggatgtcatccaagtaacaCACCACACCTTCAAATCCCTCTAGAATTTGTGTCATAAACCCTTGAAAAATCCCTGCAGCTGATGATATGCCAAATGGGAGCCTATTAAACTGAAACAATCCCAAATGCGTGTTGATCTAAATCTTGGATTTAGATTCTTTCTAAACTGAACTTATCTAAAACAAACTAAAGGAAGCCGTTCAGCCATTCAAAACTGAATGTCCTCCTCCTTTAACCAGACGGATTCTCCTTCGTCAAGGAGTTGAATCATTTGTGGCTCTACGACACCACCCTACGAAAATTGACTGCCGTGTTTGCTACCATCATCGACACTTCAAACGTAGTTAACTGGCAAAAGCATCAAgggatattcccatttgatcgTATGGCACAATAGAAATGCAACTGGTATCCCAGTCCAAGTAGAACCAAACCTTAGCTCAGCCAATTCATTCTTGCAGGAGGACGGATCTTGCTCTCTGCGCTCCTGCTGTGTTGTTTGCTGAAGGGTTTTCAGTTCTTCCTTTTcctgcaaaatgaaaatagtgctcaatctttatacacacatgaatgtaaaacatgattacaacatatctttgctgtgtccatcttggaatcttttaaattaaaatgtaaaaacacaaatatttattcATCATATGCATCCTGAGTAACAAGTCCCATCAATGAGCAATGTCATGGCTTCATCTTTAGTACCTTAAGATTTAGTATCCTGCTCAATTTATTAATTGatgcaagggcttgtttccgtgcatgTCATTAGTAAATGAAAGTGCTTTTTAATAAAGTCCCTTCTAAGATTTGtgcttaaaaaacattaatttctacCTTGAGATCATGTTTGCCTTATTTGAAGTTTCCGAATATCCTCCAGACATCTGTCTCTGTCCGTCTGTACTGCCAGCAACGTTTTCTCAAAAGATTCTGCCCGAGAAGCAACGTCCTTGTTCTCATTAATAACATCCAAAAGTCTTTGCTTCATCACTGACAATCCCACCAAATATTCTTCAGGTTTCTCCTGCGCTATTCCATCAGCACTTTCAGACATTTTCACTCCCGCCTTTACTTGAGCCAGATTTTCAAATTCAGTTCATAAATTTTCTATTCTTTTAAGTCAGCTCTTCTAATATTAGTTTTCTTTTTTGAGTTCTTCGCATTCCAGAGTTTTAGTTTTAAGTTGTTGGTGAAGCTCTTGAATTAATTGCCTCTCACTTGTTTCATTTTTATCCTCTTCTTTTTGGAAACCAATAGCCTTGAGCTCTGTAAGCTGTTCCAAAATTTGCAGATTTTCTTCTTGCAAGGACTTTGGGCTTTCATTACTTTGTTTAAGGGGTCCTTGTGTAACTCTCCATTGCTCTTTGAAGATGGATTTCTCATTCTCAAGATTCTTAATTTGCTGTTGTTGCTTTTGCTTCAACTGATTATCCTTCAAAGACAGGACCTGGTTTAGCTCCTCCCCTGTACTGAACCAACTGTGCTTTTAACAGCGCGTTGTCAGAATTAAGGTCATCCATCTGGTTGAGAACATTTCCGATCTCTTGCTTCAGTTCATGTTTTCAGCTGCATTCTCCTGAATGATACGATGTTTCTGGCAATGCATGTCGAGATGCCATTGTTCCAGCTCCGTGTATTCTGATAACATGGGGCCTCGGTCATCTTGCAAGGAGGCCATCGATTTTGTGAAGGCACCCGTCTGGCTAACAGCTTTGTCTTTTTCTTTCCTAACCTTAACAAGTTGGATCTCCAGCTCTTTCATGGCTCTGGCTCCTTTCTGGTTATCTTGCTGGAGAATCCTCAAATTATTTTCATAGTCATCTATTTGCTTTCTAtgttgctgctggatttccaCTAGATAGTCAGAAATGTCACTGTCTTTTGATGACACAAGCTTTGAGAACTCTGCATCCTTACTGCTCAACATTAGCTTCGGCTGCTGGGAAATGCCTCTCAATTTCCAATGTTGCTGCATCCACTCTGTCTTTGTCCCGTTCCGGCAAATCCAGTTTATCCTGATATCTCAATATTTCTTTCAGATGAATTGTTTTCAGTTGATCTAAAATCTCAAGTAGTTCCTTCTCCTTCTTAGTAATTTGAGCTTTTGTCTTCTCTTCGTTCTTCCGAAGATCTTCTGTGAACCCTAAGTACTGCATTCGAGCACCTTCAGTTTCAGTTCTGGTGTCTTGGAGCAAGACTTTATAAGATGCAAGTTCTTCTTGAACAAGTTTGACGCCTTCCAGACTTGGAAGCTTTTGCAGTCATAGACTCTAGTCTCTTGCTCATTTCATCACAGGTAGATTCCGATGTTTTGACACATCACTCTAAATCCAAAATGAGCTTCTGGTACTTGATGCAGTCCTTCTGCAAAATCATTATTTCCTGCTGCTTCACTTTTTAACAATTCTCGAAGCTCCTTGGTCTCACCTTTAGACGAGGTATTATACCTCCGAGCAGACCGAAGCCTCACTTCAAATTCTTTCACCAGTTTTATTTCCTGTACCTCTTTTTCTTTGATCAGATGACGTTTCTCTTCTCTGAAGCAGTCCAATTCATTGACAAGTGAATTATTTTGCATATGTTAACTGATCTATCTTGTCGACATTTTTAAGTCATTCTGCCTCCAAACACACTCTCTCATTTTTGACCTTTTCTGACATTTCCTGGAAATTTTCAAGTTCTTCCTGGAGAAGAGATTTGTCATCCTCTAATTGTCTACGCTTCTAAGACAACAATGGTCCTACTTGCCCTGTCGTGTGAACCTTTCCTTCCTTCAGCACAGGCTGGTCCTCCAGGGATTGGGATTCTAATGACAGTGGTTCATTAAAATCAGCCTGATAAGAATCATCCTCACTCTGCAACTCCTCTATGATGGATATGGATGAATTAAATTCATTCAGCAGAAGCTCGCCCTCATTTTGGGTTTTGTCAAACTCTGCTTTAAGATGGTGAGAAGTTTGCTTCAGTGATTTGCTTTCCTCCTGGTGCTGATTGTACTGGGCAGACAATTCACTTGCGTGACTCTGCTTTGTGGTAATAGTTTGTAACTCGCTGCTAATTCTTTCAATCTCTTCCTCAAGCTCCTGAACTCGCTGCTGCTTGGATTTTGTAAACTTTCTCATTTTGtcctttattttttcattttgggCACCAGCTTCCTCAAGCTGCCTCTCCATGCTTTGTCGTTTGGCTTCTACATCGCGGAGCTTGAACATCACCTCCTGTTTCTCTTTTCTTGCCGTCTCAACTATTTGCCTCATCTTATCCATCTCATTGCTGATATTTTCGAGGGATTACAAAAGGGATTCATATTCGTGCTTTAATTCATCGTGCTTTGTCTTCCACTCTGACAACTCTGCCGTCTGGGAGTTTTTCAGTGAATCAAACTGTTGAGAATATTATTGCTTCTCATGAGTTAGGATGTCCAGTGTCTGCTTCAGACTTTCACAGGTAACGTTTAGGTTCTGTTTCTCTGTGGATATACCATCAGCTTCGGAGAGAAGCCTCTGCCTCCCCTCCTCTTTGCAAGCTGCTGCGTGCTCCTTTATTTGAGAGAGAGACAATTCCTTTTCCTTAATAACACATTTCAACCTCTCAGCTTCAGAACTGGAAGCTGCCAATTGCGCTCAAAGTTGTGAAATGGTGTCGTCCATTTCAGAATGAACGGTCGTGAGTTTGACACAATCTTCCACTTTACAGGCCAGCAGCAAGTCTCTCTCCTCGATGGTGTGCTTCAGTTTGTGAGTTTTCAGAGACAGAGATACTGTGCACACTGGATGGAACCCAATGACTATTAACACCAAACATGAAAAATGGGAGTTAAAATTGATCAGGTTGTCACAACCCCAGAAGCCGTCATTTTGTCCATCATGTCCAAAACTGATCTTTAATTTGAACTGTTTAAATATTAATGTATAAAGGGGTAAATTCCCTAAAATGACAAATATTGCTGTACTTTCCAGATTTGTCAGTGATTTCCAAAATCTGTCTATTGATGTCATTTTACTTTTAATATTAGAAATGGAACATGATTGAGCCTGATATAATGCTTTCTCCTTGTATGAGGTAATCCATCTCTGTCCAACTTATAATGGCACTGAAAATTGAGTTGAAGGCTTTTTCAGTTTAGCAAATCTCAGTATATATTTACCTTCTCAAAACTACTGAaggctttagacttttgagatgcagcagggaaacatgctctttggcccaatgagtccaggccgaccagcgctcaccccagacactatcctgcacactagggacaatttacaagttttacccaagccaattaacctgcaaacctgtacgcctttggagtgttggaggacacagtagcacccggagaaaccccacgtggtcacggggagaacgtgcaaactcggtacagacagcaccagtggtcaggattgaacccggatgtctggtgttgtaaggcagcaactctgtcactgtgctgtccccccccccccctgccccctccaAACAGAAAACTATTTTATTCAACCTTGGCAAAGCTTAAAATTAATAACAGCGTAAAATGTCGAGGGAACTCAAGCATTAAATTTCCACAGATATTTAAAATCAAAGTTTAAACTGAAAGTGTCAGACTGAGCACATACCATAAGCTTTTGGCCAGCTGTGGTCTGCTTTGTCCATCCTTGATCCTGTCCTCGTCTCTGAAGTTCCCCCAGTTCctcctccagctcctgcagttctgagATCAAATCTGGATCAGAGCAGCCGGGAAAGAACCAGTTATCCTCAATCAGTTTTGTGCCACAGGAAGACACGTCATTCAGAAAGACAGCATGAACACAGACACAATATGGACTGATTGGACCCTGGTGACCATCACTACCTTGTGGCTTCCCCAAGTTAAGGTGTTAGTTTCTGACTGGGCTAAAACACCTTGCAGCTGGCTGGCTGGCTTTACATTTTaaaagcttgcagtaacaaagctAGATTTACATCACTGGTATCCCAGAGACAACTAATACCAATACTGATTTATGTATTGATATAATTTCAGTATTTCTTCAGGAGAACCTGCAAATCCATGAATAAACTGAGTGAAGcctgtgtagtggccatttggacaAAAAGGTAAGTGTGCTACCTTTGTAATTACCAATGTAAATAAAACTGGACAAAACtattgtcagcatggattttgatGCTGAAAGTAAAAACGTTAGAATTCCAGCTTTAAAAAGTCGACAGTAGCCTTTGTCTTGACTGAAATATGGACAACAAACAGATCCCTAAATAGAGGTGCACTCGACTTTCAAGTCATCAAGATCACTAATCAAGTCATTcacttcttaaatattttaaattaaaacaaagtaaACTGTATGATTTGTTCCAAGTGAGAACCAGAGAGCACCACAATTTACCTTCTCTTTCTTCCTCaagttgcctcatccttaattcCATGACATTCCTCTCATCGATGTCATGGCTCGGTGTTGGCTTATAAACCGTTTCTCGCCACTTCATCAGGCGGCTGTGCAGTTCctctgcagattcagattcacttgTCTACAGACACATTACACACAAAGCAACATCATCCACTCATCTAACTGGCCAATTAGATGCTTGATGCCATGAAACAGAAACGCTGAGACATGATACAAGAGTAATGATTCTCTATGTTTGCCTCCCGGACATATTTGATTCACAAAATAGCAAGCTGATTTGTAGTTGAGAGTTATTCAGCAAGATGACCAGAGGTGTGATCAGCATTAAAAAGTGAACTTCATGGTGAAAACTATAGTTTGTAAAAGATAGTTTACCCTTTTTTATTCTCTGCTGGAAATGATGATTTCAGTGATTTTCACATataagtaaaattattttaatagtCTTTAAGATAAATGGACCTATGGGCAAAGAAGCACTAACTTGTTCCTTTTAATGTACACCTTCAAGACATATTGTTACATGTTATTAGAATTGCAAGTTGTAGAATTGGataattggaaacttttattacataaaatcagcccttgagccttattcattctatcacgtgatcatggctgattagatCTTTGATCTAAACATTTACCTAATCCCCATAACCCTCAACTCTCCCGCAGTGTAAAATTCTAGCTGGCTAACCCTTGAATATACTGAATGGTTCTCCATCCACAGCTCCGGAGGGTAAAGAACTCAAAAGATTCAGAACCCTCAGAGGGGAAAtgtcaagtactttggatccgtcttcactgaggaggacacaaacaatcttcctgatgtactagtggccagaggatctgtggtGATGGAGGAACCgaagaaaattcacattaggcaggaaatggtgttgggtggaaccccagggcctgatggtctgcatcccagggtacattagaaagtggctctagaaatcatggacacattggtgttaattttccaatgttctatagatccaGGATCAGTTGCTGTGGATTAGGGCAGTGGTTACCAACctgttttagctcatggcccccttgggatcgtttaatttttctgtggccccccctgacattattagcggaaatttttttttaaatattataataccttccataaaaatatcagtgtgtaataattgcacatatattctcttttattctattccacaaacatcaaaagtatttcaactacatagatttaaatttattagaagtgaaatttaggaggcaacagggtggtagctctgtggcccccttcattgaacctgtggccccctaaatcacaaaatctttctgtggccccccctgaaatttgccatatggcACCAGGTTGGTAATcattggattagagggtagctaatgttatcccattttataagaaaggcaggagagaaaaaacagggaattatagaccagttaacctgacattgatggtggggaagatgctggagtcaaagatgaaatagcggcatatttggatagcagtaacaagatcggtccaagttagcatggatttacgcaagggaaatcatgcttgactaatcttcaggaattttttgaggatgtaactaggaaaatggacaaggaagaacCAGtacatgtagtgtacctggactttcagaaaccatTAGAAAGGGTCAAATttgataggagattagtgggcaaaattagggcacatggtattggggctagagtgttgacatggatagaaaattggttggcagacaggtaacaaagagtagggattaacgttaccctttcagaatggcaggcagtgactaatggggcacTGCAAGGCTctgtgcagctatttacaatatacatcaatgatttagatgaagggattcaaaaagtaacattagcaaatttgcagatgacacaaagctgggtggcagtgtgaaatgtaaggaggatgctatgagaatgcagggtgacttggacagtttgggtgagtgggcagatgcatggcagatgcagtttaatgtggataaatgtgaggttatccactttggcagcaaaaacaggaaggcagattattatctaaatgatgtcaagtggggaaaagggaaagtacaacgggatccgggggtccttgctcatcagtcaatgaaagtaagcatgcaagtacagcaggcagtgaagaaagcaaatgtcatgtttgccttcacaacaagagtagttgagtataggagcaaagagatctttCTGCAATTgtttagggccctagtgagaccacacctggagaactgtgtccagttttggtcccctaatttgaggaagtccattcttgctattgagggagtgcagcgtaggtttacaaggttaattcccgggatggcgggactgtcaaatgctgagagaatggagcggctaggttgtatattctggagtttagaaggatgagagcggatcttattgaatcttataagattattaatggtttggacacactagaggcaggaaacatgttcccgatgttgggggagtccagaaccaggggccacagtttaagaataaggggtaagccatttagaacagagacgaggaaacactttttcacacagagagttgtaagtctgtggaattctctgcctcagagggaggtggtggccggttccctggatactttcaggagcgAGCTAgaaagagttcttaaagatagcggagtcaggggatatagggagaaggcaggaacggggtactgattggggatgatcaaacatggtcacattgaatggcggtgctggatggaagggccgaatggccaactcctgcacctattgtctattgcagctcCTTATCCTGAGGATATGCCCTTTAGGTCTTGACTCTCCCATTAGGAGAAATATCCTATCAGCCTATCAGTCAAACATACCTTTCTCCACACCCGCTCCTTCCTTTCACTTTACACTCTTCTAAAATCTGGAGAATATCGGCTCAAGCATAGGACACGCTCTAACCACAGAAATCAGTCTTGCCAATAAATGTTTAGAGTTCTGGataatcagaattaaaggatgttcttttaggaaggagatgaggtgacatttctttagccagaaggtgatgaatctgtggaattctttgccacagatggctgtagaggccaagtcagtggatatttttcaggcatagatagattcttcattagtacaggtgtcagaggttagagtagaaggcaggagaatggggttaagagggagtaattgatcagccatgattgaatggtggggtagacttgatgggccgaatgacctaatattattccttatgaccgtataATATTAATAGGTAAAATTCCCCAAACTAGATTAAAAAGTCTGGAAATACTCTGTTGGGTCCCCAACTTACTTAAATgatccatttaaaaattaatctgAATAAGCAACATGAAATACAATGTAATATTAATTAGCAGGATACTTGAGACTGTTGAATCTGTGCAGAATGCACACACTTGGAATTAAGATTGTACATGGAGGAATTAAATGCAGCACAAATTCTCCCAACCTGGGAAGTTTGTCCCTTGGTAGCTTGTTCTAAATCTGCTTGCATGTTCTGGTGTTGCTCTTCATATTCTTCCAATTTAGCTTGAAGATCCACTGTAAGAAAACACatatcaccatttaaataatgagaaagaagaaaggtcatgacccgaaacgtcacctattctttctctccagagatgctgcctgtcccactgagttattccagctttatcggaaagaaggggatgaatattctgcagcgtgactttagagagctcggaaaaatgctgaaaagcaggacctccagggttgttatctccggtttgcttccagttcctcgtgctggcgagagcaggaacagggagatacgggacctgaacgtgtggctgaggaactggtgcacggggcagggatttagattcttagatcactgggatctgttttggggtaagggggaaatgtacaaaagggacggattgcatcttaacaggtgtgggaccagcattctggcaggcaggtttgccactgctacacgggtggttttaaactgaacaaggggggtggggtgtcgaatgggatagtggaggatggagttaaagggaaagggtttcttaaatgtgtgagcgtagagacagaggggtgtaaaatgagggtagaagcaataggtagcaaggtgaaaagtaaaagtggcaggcagacaaaaccagggcaaaaatcaaaaagggcacttttcaacataattgtataaggggtaagagtgttgtaaaaacaagtctgaaggctttgtgtctcaatgcaaggagcattcgtaataaggtggatgagttgaatgtgcagatagctattaatgactatgatatagttgggatcacggagacatggctccagggtgaccaaggctgggagctgaacatccagggatattcaatattcaggagggatagagagaaaggaaaaggaggtggggtagcgttgctggttagagaggagattaacgcaatggaaatgaaggacattactttggaggatgtggaatcggtatgggtagagctgcgaaacactaaggggcagaaaacgctggtgggtgttgtgtacaggccacctaacagtagtagtgaagttggagatggtatcaaacaggaaattagaaatgcgtgcgacaaaggcaacaccgttataatgggtgacttcaatctacatatagattgggtgaatcaaattggcaggggtgctgaggaagaggatttcttggaatgtatgcgggatagttatctaaatcaacatgtagaggaaccaacgagagagcaggctattttagactgggtattgagtaacgaggaagggttagttagcagtcttgttgtacgtgcccccttgggcaagagtgaccataatatggttgagttcttcattaggatggagagtgacattgttaattcagaaacaatggttctgaacttaaagaaaggtaactgagacgtgaattggccaagattgactggcaattaattctaaaagggttgacggtggatatgcaatggaagacatttaaagactgcatggatgaactacaaaaattgttcatcccagtttggcaaaagaataaatcagggaaggtagtgcatccgtggataacaagggaaatcagggatagtatcaaagcgaaggatgatgcgtacaaattagccagaaaaagcagcatactgggagaaattcagagaccagctgttacgactcccgaatgcaagtacttcagagccgcgtaacacaagtcaaaagccaggttcaggttcaaaaacagttttaattattcattggaacacaaaactcaaacctgatttaaacaacccagtcagg
The genomic region above belongs to Amblyraja radiata isolate CabotCenter1 unplaced genomic scaffold, sAmbRad1.1.pri scaffold_418_ctg1, whole genome shotgun sequence and contains:
- the LOC116969931 gene encoding protein bicaudal D homolog, coding for MCFLTVDLQAKLEEYEEQHQNMQADLEQATKGQTSQTSESESAEELHSRLMKWRETVYKPTPSHDIDERNVMELRMRQLEEEREDLISELQELEEELGELQRRGQDQGWTKQTTAGQKLMAWTSSCQTSTQGANH